One segment of Anatilimnocola aggregata DNA contains the following:
- a CDS encoding DUF1559 domain-containing protein, producing MGFTLVELLVVIAIIGVLVALLLPAVQAAREAARRMKCSNNLKQNVLALHNFHDTYGTFPKYTSSSVGWPSFVLPFVEQRAIGDKVLPTAASYSDATNANRLMGQNKLVMLLCPSFVVEKSFSTIDEISGFGKAYTTHYVGCMGPVGNLPGTSTPYPVSTTGADQGGIAADGMMSPVPFMTTTTPVATGIKMGEVTDGTSNTIMLFEMAWKGMEDAFRAWPRGYRWNSENVTAKNIQNAMRKVKYGSGNFNNISMGSNHPGGCNIGMGDGSIRFLSETVDLNKVLLPLASRASGEVIDNF from the coding sequence ATGGGGTTTACGCTCGTCGAGTTGCTGGTGGTGATCGCGATCATTGGCGTGCTTGTCGCGCTGCTATTGCCTGCCGTGCAGGCCGCACGCGAAGCTGCTCGCCGGATGAAGTGCAGCAATAACCTGAAGCAGAATGTCCTCGCGCTGCACAATTTTCACGATACCTACGGCACGTTTCCCAAGTACACCAGCAGCAGCGTTGGCTGGCCGTCGTTCGTGCTGCCGTTTGTCGAGCAGCGAGCGATCGGGGACAAGGTGCTCCCCACTGCGGCGTCGTATAGCGATGCCACCAATGCCAATCGTTTGATGGGGCAGAACAAGCTGGTGATGTTGCTTTGCCCGAGTTTTGTCGTGGAAAAATCATTCAGCACCATCGATGAAATCAGCGGTTTCGGCAAAGCGTACACGACCCACTATGTCGGCTGTATGGGCCCGGTCGGCAATTTACCCGGCACGTCGACTCCTTATCCGGTCAGCACGACCGGGGCGGACCAAGGTGGAATTGCCGCCGATGGCATGATGTCGCCGGTCCCGTTCATGACCACCACCACGCCCGTCGCCACTGGCATCAAAATGGGTGAAGTGACCGACGGCACGAGCAACACGATCATGCTCTTCGAAATGGCGTGGAAGGGAATGGAAGACGCGTTCCGCGCCTGGCCCCGCGGCTATCGCTGGAACAGCGAGAATGTAACCGCCAAGAACATTCAGAATGCGATGCGGAAGGTGAAGTATGGAAGTGGCAACTTCAACAACATCAGCATGGGGAGCAATCATCCCGGCGGTTGCAACATAGGCATGGGTGACGGCAGCATCCGATTCTTGTCCGAAACGGTGGATCTGAACAAGGTCTTGCTGCCGCTGGCCAGTCGCGCCAGTGGTGAAGTCATCGACAACTTCTAG